One stretch of Roseimicrobium sp. ORNL1 DNA includes these proteins:
- a CDS encoding ATP-binding protein, whose translation MKRAHAIKDREELAYHERTRQRAEMLHRLVEGIEDGLFIISSRLTVLFVNRGAMKFFPPISSPVGRTLLECVRDHRIVEMVQGSVESGQRQRQEFLVSSRGEGSGVEDRIFSVEAVPLNGDAPGGMEGGVLVILRDETEKHTLERIRKDFVANASHELRTPLSIINGYLENLVEGDISEPDETKRAFGIMRKHGDRLAQIVEDLLIISRMESGEQEAVRVEEFDFKACALDVIHRLTPVITTKEAKVEMVLVDNCSPYIHGDRYYWDQILFNLVSNALKENLARGLQVTIQLKQEGDTSEIQVKDNGVGIPHADLPFVFKRFYRVARHHSKEIKGTGLGLSIVKRAVEAHQGTITVHSRPGIETLFTIRVPRAPRV comes from the coding sequence ATGAAACGCGCGCACGCCATCAAGGATCGCGAGGAACTTGCCTACCATGAGCGGACCCGGCAGCGGGCGGAAATGTTGCACCGGCTTGTAGAGGGCATCGAAGACGGCCTCTTCATCATCAGCAGCCGGCTCACGGTCCTCTTCGTCAATCGCGGGGCCATGAAGTTCTTCCCCCCCATCAGCAGTCCTGTGGGGCGCACGCTGCTGGAGTGTGTGCGGGACCACCGCATCGTGGAAATGGTACAGGGCAGCGTGGAGAGCGGGCAGCGGCAGAGGCAGGAGTTCCTGGTGTCCTCCCGCGGTGAAGGCAGCGGCGTGGAGGATCGCATCTTTTCGGTGGAGGCGGTACCCCTGAACGGCGATGCCCCCGGAGGCATGGAAGGTGGGGTGCTGGTGATCCTCCGTGATGAGACGGAGAAGCACACGCTCGAGCGTATCCGCAAGGACTTCGTGGCAAATGCCTCTCACGAACTGCGAACGCCACTTTCCATCATCAATGGCTACCTGGAGAACCTGGTGGAAGGAGACATCAGTGAGCCGGACGAAACGAAGCGCGCCTTCGGCATCATGCGCAAACATGGCGATCGCCTTGCGCAGATCGTGGAGGACCTTTTGATCATCAGCCGCATGGAGTCCGGTGAGCAGGAAGCCGTGCGCGTGGAGGAGTTTGATTTCAAAGCCTGTGCCCTGGATGTGATTCACCGTCTCACACCCGTGATCACCACGAAGGAGGCGAAGGTGGAGATGGTGCTGGTGGACAACTGCAGCCCCTACATCCACGGCGATCGGTACTACTGGGACCAGATCCTCTTCAATCTGGTGAGCAATGCCTTGAAGGAAAATCTGGCCCGCGGACTGCAGGTGACCATCCAGCTCAAGCAGGAGGGGGATACCTCAGAGATCCAGGTGAAGGACAATGGTGTGGGCATCCCGCACGCGGACCTGCCCTTTGTCTTCAAGCGCTTCTACCGCGTGGCGCGTCACCATTCCAAGGAGATCAAGGGCACCGGCCTGGGCCTCTCCATCGTGAAGCGCGCCGTGGAGGCCCATCAAGGCACCATCACCGTGCACAGCCGTCCCGGCATCGAAACGCTCTTCACCATCCGCGTGCCGAGAGCGCCGCGGGTGTAG
- a CDS encoding response regulator transcription factor, with the protein MSDKPLILIADDEEDVRELVGMNLRRAGFETVEAADGLQALTATRARHPDAIVLDVMMPGRDGLQVCQELREDDSTLRIPIIMLTAKGQTLDRIAGLEKGADDYLAKPFSPKELVLRVQALLRRSAVVGEGTELKEGPFIFDLASVRLTINGAPMELTLLEFKLLHLLASRKGEVVERDHILREVWGYTGNVQTRTLDTHVKRLREKLGEYADWLQTSRGFGYVFRAPVAVAV; encoded by the coding sequence ATGTCTGACAAACCTCTCATCTTAATTGCCGACGACGAAGAAGACGTCCGCGAACTCGTTGGAATGAACCTCCGTCGCGCCGGATTCGAGACCGTGGAGGCTGCTGACGGACTGCAGGCTCTCACAGCCACCAGAGCCCGCCATCCGGACGCCATCGTGCTGGACGTGATGATGCCGGGCCGCGACGGGCTGCAGGTTTGCCAGGAACTCCGGGAGGATGACAGCACGCTGCGCATCCCCATCATCATGCTCACGGCAAAGGGCCAGACGCTGGACCGCATCGCCGGACTGGAGAAGGGCGCGGACGACTATCTTGCAAAGCCTTTCAGCCCCAAGGAGCTCGTGCTGCGCGTGCAGGCGCTCTTGCGCCGCTCTGCCGTGGTGGGGGAGGGAACAGAACTTAAGGAAGGTCCCTTCATCTTTGACCTCGCCAGCGTGCGCCTGACCATCAATGGCGCCCCCATGGAACTCACCCTGCTTGAGTTCAAGCTCCTCCACCTGCTGGCCAGCCGGAAAGGCGAAGTCGTGGAGCGGGACCACATCCTGCGTGAAGTCTGGGGCTACACGGGCAATGTGCAGACCCGCACCCTGGATACCCATGTGAAACGCCTTCGCGAGAAGCTGGGGGAATACGCCGACTGGCTGCAGACTTCGCGTGGCTTTGGGTATGTGTTTCGCGCCCCTGTGGCAGTAGCGGTCTGA
- a CDS encoding glycosyltransferase family 4 protein: MRIALIYHQFVPRGGLEGYLLEFAARLHAAGHDLHLVGSEMKEGLERNLDATIHHVPLVKGSSLLRLWQFEQSARRIESELDVDVSIGFGRTTSHDLHRAGGGCHAVYSRLLPWWKRLAPKNLLELQLEQELYTKGDTKRFIVNSSQVAAQIHQHYGTDESLFRVIHTAVDTDRFQPSFRKEILREKVCDLLKTDPKRPVFLFVSLSHRRKGLDVLLDMWADVDADLWIVGKPLSYLDEVIIKARRLQGKVRTISPQADMSGLYQAADWFIHPTLYDACANTVLQSMASGVPGLISVNDGAIDFIRDGENGFLLKEPTNPASVLEVVKRALAMGDEGRERLGQAARETMVPLTWEAHLHKWLDVIAEVAPETA; the protein is encoded by the coding sequence ATGCGAATTGCCCTCATTTACCACCAGTTTGTCCCGCGCGGCGGGCTGGAAGGTTACTTGCTGGAATTTGCCGCCCGATTGCACGCCGCAGGGCATGACCTGCACTTGGTGGGCTCGGAGATGAAAGAGGGGCTTGAGCGCAACCTGGATGCGACCATTCATCATGTGCCGCTGGTCAAGGGCTCCTCACTGCTGCGCCTGTGGCAGTTTGAGCAGTCCGCGCGGCGCATCGAGTCCGAACTGGATGTGGACGTGAGCATCGGCTTTGGCCGCACCACCAGCCATGACCTGCACCGCGCCGGCGGCGGGTGCCATGCGGTGTACTCCCGTCTGCTGCCCTGGTGGAAGCGTTTGGCACCGAAAAACCTTCTGGAACTCCAGCTGGAGCAGGAGCTGTACACCAAAGGGGACACGAAGCGCTTCATCGTGAATTCCTCCCAGGTCGCCGCGCAGATTCACCAGCACTACGGCACGGATGAGAGTCTCTTCCGGGTGATCCACACTGCGGTGGACACGGATCGCTTCCAGCCCTCCTTCCGGAAGGAGATCCTGCGGGAAAAAGTGTGTGACCTCCTGAAGACCGATCCGAAGCGGCCGGTCTTCCTTTTTGTCTCCCTCAGCCACCGGCGAAAGGGACTCGACGTCTTGCTCGACATGTGGGCGGATGTGGATGCGGATCTCTGGATCGTGGGGAAGCCTCTCAGCTACCTGGACGAGGTCATCATCAAAGCCCGTCGCCTGCAGGGAAAGGTGCGCACCATTTCGCCGCAGGCAGACATGTCCGGCCTGTATCAGGCGGCGGACTGGTTCATCCACCCCACGCTCTATGATGCGTGCGCGAATACCGTGCTGCAGAGCATGGCCTCCGGGGTGCCGGGGCTGATTTCGGTGAATGACGGGGCCATCGATTTTATCCGGGATGGAGAGAACGGTTTCCTGCTAAAAGAGCCCACCAATCCGGCCTCTGTGCTTGAGGTGGTGAAGCGCGCTTTGGCCATGGGAGACGAGGGTCGGGAGCGCCTGGGACAGGCCGCGCGGGAGACGATGGTGCCGCTCACGTGGGAGGCACATCTGCACAAGTGGTTGGACGTCATCGCGGAAGTGGCTCCCGAGACTGCTTGA
- a CDS encoding ROK family protein, with the protein MTPNFDPTPSPLTSPAKHLIGIDLGGTNIKGALFDASTGECLDRATTPTRDGEKDGDLPAWSSGVRKLVEQFEAQVGAGTTSLPIGISAPGLAARDGSCISWMPGRMHGLEGFQWAEFLQRPTRVLNDAHAAILGEVWQGAAAGARDAVMLTLGTGVGGAVISDGRLLTGHLGRAGHLGHITVDHHGSPGITGTPGSLEDAVGNATVATRSQGRFTSTRALLEAVVAGDADAHRVWDISVHALAAGMVSLINCFDPETFILGGGIAAGAAGLLTDPLQELLDQMEWRPGGHRVKLVLATLGEWAGATGAAWYAGR; encoded by the coding sequence GTGACGCCTAACTTCGATCCCACTCCATCTCCTTTGACTTCTCCTGCAAAACACCTCATCGGCATCGACCTCGGCGGCACCAATATCAAAGGTGCCTTGTTTGATGCCTCAACCGGCGAATGTCTCGACCGCGCCACGACGCCGACTCGCGATGGCGAGAAGGACGGCGACCTGCCTGCATGGAGCAGCGGCGTGAGGAAACTTGTGGAGCAATTCGAAGCACAGGTTGGCGCTGGTACCACCTCTCTCCCCATCGGCATCTCCGCACCCGGCCTCGCGGCGCGGGATGGCTCCTGCATTTCATGGATGCCGGGACGCATGCATGGCCTGGAAGGCTTTCAGTGGGCGGAATTCCTCCAACGGCCGACTCGCGTGCTCAATGACGCCCACGCCGCCATCCTCGGTGAGGTATGGCAGGGCGCCGCTGCAGGCGCGCGGGATGCGGTGATGCTCACCCTTGGCACGGGAGTGGGAGGCGCCGTGATTTCAGATGGACGCTTGCTCACCGGGCATCTCGGGCGCGCGGGACACCTTGGCCACATCACGGTGGACCATCATGGTTCTCCCGGCATCACAGGCACCCCGGGTTCCTTGGAGGATGCGGTGGGGAACGCCACGGTTGCTACGCGTTCGCAGGGCCGCTTCACCAGCACTCGTGCGCTTCTGGAAGCGGTGGTAGCCGGCGATGCGGATGCACACCGCGTGTGGGATATCTCCGTGCACGCGCTCGCGGCGGGCATGGTTTCGCTCATCAATTGCTTTGACCCGGAGACCTTCATCCTAGGCGGTGGCATCGCGGCCGGCGCGGCGGGCCTGCTCACGGATCCTTTGCAGGAATTGCTGGACCAGATGGAATGGCGGCCGGGCGGCCACCGGGTGAAGCTGGTGCTGGCCACGCTTGGTGAGTGGGCTGGCGCGACGGGAGCGGCGTGGTATGCGGGGAGGTAG
- a CDS encoding SDR family oxidoreductase has translation MTVQYDVAGLVVVIAGGTTGLGLSAAQRLVEQGAKVVVFGRSEESVRSALATLGASARGFAGDACEPSTAENAVELAVREFGRIDALYHVAGGSGRAQGDGPLHEITDEGWQFTLDLNLTSLFNSNRAAVRQFLKQGGGGTILNMGSVLGWSPSPVHFASHAYAATKSAIVGFSKATASYYVDDNIRINVLAPALVETPMSKRAVGNDEIMRFIATKQPLDGGRVGVPEDLDGAALFLLSRQAHFITGQVLAVDGGWTVSEGQYAE, from the coding sequence ATGACAGTGCAATACGATGTGGCAGGCTTGGTGGTTGTCATCGCAGGAGGGACGACGGGGCTGGGCCTGTCCGCGGCCCAGCGCCTGGTGGAGCAGGGGGCGAAGGTCGTGGTCTTTGGCAGGAGTGAAGAGAGCGTGCGCAGCGCCTTGGCCACGCTGGGTGCCTCCGCCCGGGGATTCGCCGGAGATGCGTGTGAACCCTCCACTGCGGAGAACGCCGTGGAATTGGCCGTGCGCGAGTTTGGCCGCATCGATGCCCTGTACCATGTGGCCGGCGGCAGTGGTCGGGCTCAGGGAGACGGCCCGCTTCATGAAATCACGGACGAAGGCTGGCAGTTCACGCTGGACCTGAATCTCACCAGCCTCTTCAACTCCAACCGCGCCGCCGTGCGCCAGTTCCTGAAGCAGGGCGGGGGAGGCACCATCCTGAACATGGGCAGCGTGCTCGGCTGGTCGCCTTCCCCGGTGCACTTCGCCAGCCACGCCTATGCCGCCACGAAGTCCGCCATCGTCGGCTTCAGCAAGGCGACCGCGAGCTACTATGTGGATGACAACATCCGCATCAATGTCCTCGCCCCTGCATTGGTGGAAACTCCCATGTCCAAGCGCGCCGTGGGTAATGATGAAATCATGCGCTTCATCGCCACGAAGCAGCCGCTCGATGGCGGTCGCGTAGGCGTGCCGGAGGACTTGGATGGTGCCGCGCTATTTTTGCTTTCGAGGCAGGCGCATTTCATCACGGGACAAGTGCTCGCCGTGGATGGTGGATGGACGGTTTCGGAGGGGCAGTATGCGGAGTGA